AGAATTTGCAAAATCCTATGAAGGAGATTTGATGGTCATCTCGGTAGTTGATGTGACAGATGAATTTATGGCTCAAGCCCCAGGTCTGGTTGAAGAGATGGTTAAAAAAGCAAAGGGCATCGTCGAGAGTGTAAAGAAAAAGGCAGAGGCATCGAATATAAAGTCAGAGAACTTTGTAAGGGAAGGCGAGACCTATAAAGTGATAGTAGAACTTGCAAAAAAGGAAAATGCTGATGTCATCTTTATGGGAAGCCATGGTCGCACAGGTCCCAAGAGATTGCTCATGGGAAGTGTGACAGAAAGAGTCATCGGACACTCCCCCTGCCCAGTTCTTGTGGTGAGGTCATAATAGGTAATATATCTTCCCATCCCTCTACCCTCTCCACTCCTTCGGGAAGATCGGTATATTTATCGGCAATTATGATTGCCCTCATGCCAGCCTCCAGAAAGGCTTCAGCATCTGCAGCACTACCGCCGATTCCAATCCTTATCGCCTTCCAGTCCTGTTCTTTAAATTCATCAATCTTCTCTCCAATATATCTACTTTCATCAGGTGATTCTTCTTTAACCCCAAGTGTAAAAACCGGGGCAGCAGGGAACTCTCTTTCAGAGAGCCATTTTCTGAGCCTGTTAAGGGATAGCTCGTCCTTTCGAGTTATGTAGATAATATTAAATCTCTTTGAGAGAAACTTTAACGCCTCTTTTGCCCCTCGGAGAGGCTTCATCTCCAACTCTTTTATAGGGAGGAGGGATCCTGGTCTCCCAACCTCATAAACAGTATCCTCAAGTTTTACGATGAGTATCGGTCTTGATGTCTCCCAGCAGGCAATCAAACCCTTAGATTCCTCTGCACGATATGGGGAAACTCTGGGATATTCAGGAATCCTGACCATAAAGATATGAATTCCTGCCTTCAGAGGTGCAATCTCTTTTACTGCAACACCATTTCCCCCTGTGAGAGCGATACCTTTCGATTCCTTACCGACAAAAAATTCTAATCGCTCCCCGCCTATCTCAGGTCTGAGAGAGAAAAATCCTTTCCTCAGTTTAGCATTAAGATAGATCTTCTCTCCATGGTGGGCGAGTATATCATAGGCTATTATGTGGGCATTACTTTCTCCCTTTTGAGATTCTTCGCCCCGATTTATATCTGGGCTCGGAATACCAATAAAGATAACCAGCGCTGAGATGGTTATGCTGACGATGATATGTGTAACTCTCATAACCATTTATACATTAGCCTCATGACAGTATTCTCTACGATAGGCGGGACATTCTTGTCCCGCCTATTTAAAAGAATATCTCAAAATCGGTTTTCTCCCTATATCTTATTGAGCTATATCTATAATCCTCTGGATGTGTAACGATACCTTCCCTTACTGGGTTATTCTCTATATATCTTATCCTGCTTAACACTTTCTCTTCGCTATCAAGTATATAATCATAAAAACCACTCTGCCAAATTGAACTCTTCCTGTTATATGACTCATTTATTGGCATAATACTCTTTTATGGCGGGGTTGGAAAACCCCGCCTATCGGTATAATCTTTGCCCGCTGGATTCCCGTTTTCACGGGAATGACGAACTGGTTTTATAGAGCCATGACAAGGTTAGAAAACCCCGCTTATCGGTATAATCACCCTCATCATGAGCCTTTTAATATTTTTCAACTCATCTAATATAGCATAATGTCTTATTACAGGAACCATTGTCACATCCTCGTATGTAAGCGTTTCAAACTTCCTTCCATCGCTTGTAATCCTCACCGCCCCATCCATGTCTGTCCTGTATAATTTTACCCCATATCTCCTGTACCGCTCAATGACCGCAGGATTGGGATGTCCAAATGGGTTATTCTTTCCTGCATGAACAACCGCAATCTGTGGTGAGACCGCATAGAGCAATCCCTCTGTGCTCGATGTCTTCCCACCATGATGGGGCACCTTGATAACATTGCTTTTTACCCATTTCCCTAATTGTATTAAATGAGCCTCTGCCTCTTCCTCTATATCTCCTGTAAAAAGGAAGGATGTATTCTTATATACAACCTTAATAACCAAGGAAAGGTTATTCTGTG
This genomic stretch from Nitrospirota bacterium harbors:
- a CDS encoding universal stress protein, producing EFAKSYEGDLMVISVVDVTDEFMAQAPGLVEEMVKKAKGIVESVKKKAEASNIKSENFVREGETYKVIVELAKKENADVIFMGSHGRTGPKRLLMGSVTERVIGHSPCPVLVVRS